The Arachis hypogaea cultivar Tifrunner chromosome 16, arahy.Tifrunner.gnm2.J5K5, whole genome shotgun sequence genome contains a region encoding:
- the LOC112758531 gene encoding uncharacterized protein isoform X2, whose protein sequence is MDSLLSLTSFTCTPIAITPLSPSTTFSFFNFRPTTTCVSSSYTSPPWNSPRTPVWVLQTIKKVASLHTHKWLSSFQACTTDADKAMEEWNGCYLQNRGGLGMALLSVTANAKLRISPFVATLAANPTFVSGLLAWLIAQSMKVFLNFFVERTWDLKLLFASGGMPSSHSALCTALTTSVALCHGVADSLFPVCLGFSLIVMYDAIGVRRHAGAKYDCSRLVQRASN, encoded by the coding sequence ATGGACTCTCTTCTCTCGCTGACTTCATTCACTTGCACCCCAATCGCAATCACCCCACTTTCCCCATCTACCACCTTTTCATTCTTTAACTTCAGACCCACCACCACTTGTGTTTCTTCTTCCTACACATCTCCTCCATGGAATTCCCCAAGAACCCCCGTCTGGGTGCTGCAAACGATAAAAAAGGTAGCATCTTTGCACACCCACAAGTGGCTTTCCAGCTTCCAAGCTTGCACAACTGATGCAGACAAAGCAATGGAAGAGTGGAACGGTTGCTACCTTCAGAACAGAGGAGGGTTGGGGATGGCTCTGTTGAGCGTCACAGCCAATGCTAAGCTTCGGATAAGTCCCTTTGTGGCGACATTGGCGGCGAATCCAACCTTCGTTTCGGGGCTGTTGGCGTGGCTCATAGCGCAGTCGATGAAGGTTTTCTTGAACTTCTTCGTGGAGAGGACGTGGGACTTGAAGCTCTTGTTTGCTTCTGGGGGGATGCCGTCCTCGCACTCTGCGCTTTGCACTGCCCTAACCACCTCCGTTGCTCTCTGTCATGGCGTCGCTGACTCGCTCTTTCCGGTGTGTTTGGGCTTCAGCCTTATTGTCATGTATGATGCAATTGGTGTCAGGAGACATGCTG
- the LOC112756851 gene encoding putative F-box protein At5g60060, whose amino-acid sequence MQSYNKFIHGSGHGWLIVQCISDGTMQMLNPFTNRSFDLPPVSTLPDIIDYQPDNHGNEYTLWDFHDIRSTVDRDKVHRFQVYKVIINSSPEHDIENFMAVVIFGPNQRLAFYKPGNMRWVEFPTRDKEFEDVICFQEKIYAINEEGQLYEFDTKTRAGLKGGIHETRSPSEIPVGPLEPKYLIGCANGSLLMLVRYTVRKSKEDETFKFDIYELKRNRKEWSTLDNLGNYILVIGFNSSEFMCLF is encoded by the coding sequence ATGCAGTCATACAACAAGTTCATCCACGGTTCTGGTCATGGATGGTTGATTGTCCAATGCATATCTGATGGTACTATGCAAATGTTAAATCCATTTACAAATCGTAGTTTTGATCTTCCTCCAGTCTCAACTTTACCCGATATAATTGATTACCAGCCTGATAATCATGGGAATGAATACACACTGTGGGATTTTCATGATATTAGGAGCACCGTGGATAGAGATAAAGTGCATAGATTCCAAGTTTATAAGGTTATTATAAACTCATCTCCTGAGCATGACATTGAAAATTTTATGGCGGTGGTGATATTCGGACCTAACCAGAGACTAGCCTTTTACAAGCCTGGCAATATGAGATGGGTAGAATTTCCAACAAGAGATAAGGAGTTTGAAGACGTAATATGTTTTCAAGAAAAGATATATGCCATCAACGAAGAGGGGcagctatatgaatttgatacAAAGACAAGAGCAGGGCTTAAGGGAGGAATCCATGAAACCAGATCTCCATCTGAAATTCCTGTAGGCCCTCTCGAGCCTAAATATCTTATTGGGTGCGCCAATGGAAGCTTATTGATGTTGGTAAGATATACAGTGAGAAAAAGCAAAGAAGATGAAACTTTCAAATTCGATATCTATGAGttaaaaagaaacagaaaagagtggTCAACATTAGATAATTTAGGTAACTATATACTAGTGATTGGATTTAATTCTTCTGAATTCATGTGCCTTTTCTAA